AGATGCTGAGGCTCGTCCAGCCAGCTGGGCCGGCCCTGGGCATTGTCCCGAAACCACTTCAGCTGCCCATGCTTCAGCGCATAACGGGTATCGCCGAACCACTGGATGATCTCTGGCCTCGGCAGCCCTGTTATCTCCTCCAGCTTCTGGTAGTCCTCACGGCGTGCCCACTGGCACTGCAGGAAGAAGGACTTGAGCACCGTCAGCTGTTCTTTGGTTTTGCGTTGGCGTCTCATGACTGGCATGTAGCAGTCGTCGCCCCGGAAAACACCACCGCCGTGGTCCTGATACCCGTGACCTTGCGATGCCATGAAGCCGTCCATATTCCAGGACGGAGTGCCCACcctcctgcacagctcttcctcGGAGGGGAGGCAAGCCACGGCCTTGCTTACTTCTGTCCCATCAACGCCAAACATCTGACCAGCAACCAGAAGCTTGGCTGGGATCCTCAGCTCTGGCTGCCGCTCCATGCGAGCATTCGAATCTGGGAAATGGTGGCCATAAGTGCCGGACGGATCCCACGCCCTCCCAGGACTCGGCATCCGATGCTCCGGCGTGAACTCGGCAGCCCTTACTGGTCCTCGCTCGGACGCCATGCACTCTGTCCTCGCCCTTTTAGCCTCGGGGAGAGCGTTGCCAGAGAACGGGAAAGGTGAGGGAGGCGAGATCTCTCGCCTCGTCTCGCTCTTGGGAGCCGGGATCGATAGTTTCTCTGGGGTTTGATGGCCGCTGGCTTTCCTGGCCAGGGCAACCAGAGGCTTGAAGTGCAGCTGGTCCTGATTGTAAAGGAGACGGGAGCGCGTCTCCTCAATCTCCTCCGACGACCAGCTGATCCCGCAGCGGATACGCTGCACCATGAACCAAGTCTTCACCTTCTCCATCTGCAGCCCGTAGCGCAGGCAGAGCAGGGCTATCTCGGGCATGCTAGGGTAGGGGAAGTAGCTGAAGGTGTGGACCAGCTGCGGGTGATCGTCCAACTCGTTGGTCAACTGGGGCTGAGTCCAGATCAGCTGCAGGTCATCCGAGATGGGAGGCAGGCAGACCAGCTCTGGGGTAAAATTTGGGCAGACCCCAGGATCCTTAGTGGTTGTGGGGGACATTGTCAGAGGCTGAAGGGGTCACACCCTGACCCGCGCCCCTTAGCGAAGAATCCTGGGTAACCTCAAGTGCTTGTTCAGtagtcacactctctctgtgagGAGGGGCAAGAGGATCCCTCTCCCTGCTCACTGGATCTCCTGCAGAACAGAAAAGAGATGGTTAGTAAGGGCAGGAGACGTATACAAAGGTTTGTATGGACTGTACAACACGTTATATTACACAGGCACTGCGAGGATATGTGTCACTGCATGTTATATTACACAGGCACTGCGAGGATATGTGTCACTGCATGTTATATTACACAGGCACTGCGAGGATATGTGTCACTGCATGTTATATTACACAGGCACTGCGAGGGTATGTGTCACTGCATGTTATATTACACAGGCACTGCGAGGGTATGTGTCACTGCATGTTATATTACACAGGCACTGCGAGGGTATATCACTGCATGTTATATTACACAGGCACTGCGAGGGTATATCACTGCAAGTTATATTACACAGGCACTGCGAGGATATGTGTCACTGCATGTTATATTACACAGGCACTGCGAGGATATGTGTCACTGCATGTTATATTACACAGGCACTGCGAGGATATGTGTCACTGCATGTTATATTACACAGGCACTGCGAGGATATGTGTCACTGCATGTTATATTACACAGGCACTGCGAGGATATATCACTGCATGTTATATTACACAGGCACTGCGAGGATATGTGTCACTGCATGTTATATTACACAGGCACTGCGAGGGTATGTCACTGCATGTTATATTACACAGGCACTGCGAGGGTATATCACTGCATGTTATATTACACAGGCACTGCGAGGATATATCACTGCATGTTATATTACACAGGCACTGCGAGGATATGTGTCACTGCATGTTATATTACACAGGCACTGCGAGGGTATGTGTCACTGCATGTTATATTACACAGGCACTGCGAGGATATGTCACTGCATGTTATATTACACAGGCACTGCGCGGATATATCACTGCATGTTATATTACACAGGCACTGCGAgggtatatctctgcatgttatattacacaggcactgcgaggatatgtcactgcatgttatattacacaggcactgcgcggatatatcactgcatgttatattacactggcACTGCGAGGATATATCACTGCATGTTATATTACACAGGCACTGCGAGGATATAACACTGCATGTTATATTACACAGGCACTGCGAGGATATAACACTGCATGTTATATTACACAGGCACTGCGAGGATATATCACTGCATGTTATATTACACAGGCACTGCGAGGATATGTGTCACTGCATGTTATATTACACAGGCATTGCGAGGGTATATCACTGCATGTTATATTACACAGGCACTGCGAGGGTATAACACTGCATGTTATATTACACAGGCACTGCGAGGATATATCACTGCATGTTATATTACACAGGCACTGCGAGGATATATCACTGCATGTTATATTACACAGGCACTGCGAGGGTATGTCACTGCATGTTATATTACACAGGCACTGCGAGGGTATGTCACTGCATGTTATATTACACAGGCACTGCGAGGGTATATCACTGCATGTTATATTACACAGGCACTGCGAGGATATATCACTGCATGTTATATTACACAGGCACTGCGAGGGTATGTGTCACTGCATGTTATATTACACAGGCACTGCGAGGATATGTCACTGCATGTTATATTACACAGGCACTGCGCGGATATATCACTGCATGTTATATTACACAGGCACTGCGAGGATATGTCACTGCATGTTATATTACACAGGCACTGCGCGGATATATCActgcatgttatattacactggcACTGCGAGGATATATCACTGCATGTTATATTACACAGGCACTGCGAGGATATAACACTGCATGTTATATTACACAGGCACTGCGAGGATATAACACTGCATGTTATATTACACAGGCACTGCGAGGATATATCACTGCATGTTATATTACACAGGCACTGCGAGGATATGTGTCACTGCATGTTATATTACACAGGCATTGCGAGGGTATATCACTGCATGTTATATTACACAGGCACTGCGAGGGTATAACACTGCATGTTATATTACACAGGCACTGCGAGGATATATCACTGCATGTTATATTACACAGGCACTGCGAGGATATATCACTGCATGTTATATTACACAGGCACTGCGAGGATATGTCACTGCATGTTATATTACACAGGCACTGCGAGGATATATCACTGCATGTTATATTACACAGGCACTGCGAGGATATATCACTGCATGTTATATTACACAGGCACTGCGAGAATATATCACTGCATGTTATATTACACAGGCACTGTGAGGATATATCACTGCATGTTATATTACACAGGCACTGCGAGGATATATCACTGCATGTTATATTACACAGGCACTGCGAGGATATATCACTGCATGTTATATTACACAGGCACTGCGAGAATATATCACTGCATGTTATATTACACAGGCACTGCGAggatatatctctgcatgttatattacactggcACTGCGAGGATTTATATCACTGCATGTTATATTACACAGGCACTGCGAGGATATGTCACTGCATGTTATATTACACAGGCACTGCGAGGGTATATCACTGCATGTTATATTACACAGGCACTGCGAGGGTATATCACTGCATGTTATATTACACAGGCACTGCGAGGATATATCACTGCATGTTATATTACACAGGCTCCGTGAGGATATATCACTGCATGTTATATTACACAGGCTCCGTGAGGGTATATCACTGCATGTTATATCACACATGCACTGCAAGGCTATATCACTGCGAGGATATAACACTGCATGGTATATGACTGGCACTGTGAggatatatctctgcatgttatattacaCAGGCACTGCGAGGATATATCATTGCATGTTATATTACACAGGCACTGCGAGGATATATCACTGCATGTTATATTACACAGGCACTGCGAGGATATATCACTGCATGTTATATTACACAGGCACTGCGAGAATATATCACTGCATGTTATATTACACAGGCACTGTGAGGATATATCACTGCATGTTATATTACACAGGCACTGCGAGGATATATCACTGCATGTTATATTACACAGGCACTGCGAGGATATATCACTGCATGTTATATTACACAGGCACTGCGAGAATATATCACTGCATGTTATATTACACAGGCACTGCGAggatatatctctgcatgttatattacactggcACTGCGAGGATTTATATCACTGCATGTTATATTACACAGGCACTGCGAGGATATGTCACTGCATGTTATATTACACAGGCACTGCGAGGGTATATCACTGCATGTTATATTACACAGGCACTGCGAGGGTATATCACTGCATGTTATATTACACAGGCACTGCGAGGATATATCACTGCATGTTATATTACACAGGCACTGCGAGGATATGTCACTGCAAGTTATATTACACAGGCACTGCGAGGATATGTCACTGCATGTTATATTACACAGGCACTGTGAGGGTATATCACTGCATGTTATATTACACAGGCACTGCGAGGGTATATCACTGCATGTTATATTACACAGGCACTGCGAGGATATATCACTGCATGTTATATTACACAGGCACTGCGAGGATATGTCACTGCATGTTATATTACACAGGCACTGCGAGGATATGTCACTGCATGTTATATTACACAGGCACTGCGAggatatatctctgcatgttatattacactggcACTGCGAGGATTTATATCACTGCATGTTATATTACACAGGCACTGCGAGGATATGTCACTGCATGTTATATTACACAGGCACTGCGAgggtatatctctgcatgttatattacaCAGGCACTGCGAGGGTATATCACTGCATGTTATATTACACAGGCACTGCGAGGGTATATCACTGCATGTTATATTACACAGGCACTGCGAGGATATGTCACTGCATGTTATATTACACAGGCACTGCGAGGATATGTCACTGCATGTTATATTACACAGGCACTGCGAGGATATTTCACTGCATGTTATATTACACAGGCACTGCGAGGATATGTCACTGCATGTTATATTACACAGGCACTGCGAggatatatctctgcatgttatattacaCAGGCACTGCGAGGATATGTCACTGCATGTTATATTACACAGGCACTGCGAGGATATTTCACTGCATGTTATATTACACAGGCACTGCGAGGATATGTCACTGCATGTTATATTGCACAGGCACTGCGAGGATATGTCACTGCATGTTATATTACACAGGCACTGCGAGGATATGTCACTGCATGTTATATTACACAGGCACTGCGAGGATATATCACTGCATGTTATATTACACAGGCACTGCGAggatatatctctgcatgt
The Ascaphus truei isolate aAscTru1 chromosome 13, aAscTru1.hap1, whole genome shotgun sequence DNA segment above includes these coding regions:
- the HOMEZ gene encoding homeobox and leucine zipper protein Homez, producing MSPTTTKDPGVCPNFTPELVCLPPISDDLQLIWTQPQLTNELDDHPQLVHTFSYFPYPSMPEIALLCLRYGLQMEKVKTWFMVQRIRCGISWSSEEIEETRSRLLYNQDQLHFKPLVALARKASGHQTPEKLSIPAPKSETRREISPPSPFPFSGNALPEAKRARTECMASERGPVRAAEFTPEHRMPSPGRAWDPSGTYGHHFPDSNARMERQPELRIPAKLLVAGQMFGVDGTEVSKAVACLPSEEELCRRVGTPSWNMDGFMASQGHGYQDHGGGVFRGDDCYMPVMRRQRKTKEQLTVLKSFFLQCQWARREDYQKLEEITGLPRPEIIQWFGDTRYALKHGQLKWFRDNAQGRPSWLDEPQHLIGQNGRPIEPKPGGSPGAEMAMPVVRVSGADVRTIIQPVRTLVAQAMATPVAISVVQMPVPNAAAASAQCSGTPEVKGSGVHEAKAPEMLDAKWAITSETPEARGTEAVVQGSLGAQSPFTNTSEPVGQVVLTALETVQTPLPPPSPIPAAPHRIDFGVLERYWTLHRHIQDVDLPSLVMESGLGRQQVLDWFCHKSSEPAEVEVCLDDEEEEDDDEEEMEEEEDDDVVIQD